Part of the Triplophysa rosa linkage group LG3, Trosa_1v2, whole genome shotgun sequence genome, catttcttcaatcatgcagatcacatatttgtttttaagcatATCATTCGATTTttttaatctacagtacgactcacttcatcactgaTCGGAACagtgctggtttcttttggcttactttatgttgcatatcacgttatgcagcagctcactttagcggataaatgaacattggcatttaaaaacgtttgtgctgcctttgtaatgaatttcggggtgactcgcctgcagtcacgcttcaagtttgctgtgatttaacggcgattgtgaaggaaaatatgacgctttgtaaaccacttggagacacagattgtgtcttgagCTTCCCCTTCTCGCAGATACTTCTCTCTCTAgtgcatatgtgagataagcacacgtgacgcacTGGCgtagagtaggtagcgtcttgaccgctgaacgaatagaattaaacatatcgtaaaatatccccatctctctacgatgtgcATCGAAACATTTTAGCATCGCGACATATCGTAATActaagtatcgttacacccctaattaaCTGTGAATGTTGCTAACGCTCCTGTCAAGAACATCTCACCCGTCTCTGCGGTCTCTCTTCCAGACCCTCAAGGAAACGGGCCACATCAGCGTCATCATGAATGGTGAACTCCATGTCCTTTCCCACGAACCCGATGGACACATTCTAGTGAAAGACAGCATGTAAGTAGCAGAGCTAATGAAAGCAAGTACAGCCGGGAATGAAATATCAAACCTTTGTAGTCAGATCCTGTTCAGCAGGTAGAGTTTCACGCAGAGCACGAAGGCCGTGCTGAACCAGATCATTCAGATTACCTGACAACAAGAACACACGTCATAAAGTATCTTACAGCACCTAAACAAGACCACAAGGCTCCAGATGCACCGAAGCGCTTTTACACAGCTGAAAACGCCGGTTGCGGGCACTTGAACAGTGTTTTTTCAAGCGGAGGCATGTTGGTCTATGATACACGGAGTGTGAAAAAAACGCTGAGTGCCGGCGCTGAGCCTGCGGGAAAGAACCCCAGCTGCTGGCGATTtcaataaacatgtcttttccgttggaaacaattgaaaaaacacgcctTACGCTTTCAGAAATGCCTCGTTGAACACCTAATGCAAACTTACAGTCCAGGAATGAATCCATGTGTCTCTCCAGGTACGTGCGGGCTGACTGCGAGCGAGCGCCGATGGACATGGCTTTACAGTCAAAGTGATTTGCCGAAGGGCACGTCTGGAAGATGTGCGGCCCCATGTCCTGAAATTCACAGTCATTGGAAACGTGTCAGCATATACAGCGTTGCTTTATTTGAACCACGAGTGTCTGTACTTACATCATAACCAGCGATCAGCAGCCCGACTCCATACGGCCGTCTGCCATAACGCTGAGTGGGAATCTGAGTTTCTACAACAGTCATTCAAGAAAAATTATGGCTACTCTCGATGCAGGCaaactgaacaacacaaacGCATCATCATGTACAAGTGATTTCTGTGGTGACAGATGAAAGGATACTGCTTCCAATGAGCGTCACCAGGCGAGACACAGGGAGAGGCCTGTCAAACACAAACCTGGAATCCAGACACTCCTGTCGCATGAAGTTACTGTTGAGACACCGAATAAACCATTACATAACTTTTAAGAACTGCACATCTGTCACTGTCTTAGGTGAAAATGTCAAAAGAACAAAGTTCTGCATGTATGAAATCGAGCTTTTGTGACGCTCTCtccatgcgcacacacagcacCCTTGACTCAACCAATGACATGAATTTGAGGCGGGACTACACACTTCAGCTGCTTTTCTTGGCCAAtgtctgtctttatttatttctggCATGCTGGACTGTATGGACGAGATTGAACTGAAATGATCTGTAGTGTGACGTAGAACAGATCTGAATTTACTGGATACCAAAATGAATCTGTCGGTTTCTGAGCATGGTTTACCAGAGGAGTCTGGCGTCTGCGGTCAGTCCTGCGATGGAAATGCCAACATGACTGTCCACATAGAGGATCTTCTTCTGATGAGCCGCCAGTTCAGACTGAGCCCTCtgcaaacaaagaaatgattcATGATCTGATCCTCACGCAAGAAAATCATGTAAACTTGCACGTGTATGATGATGAAGAGTGCAGTACAATATAGCACAGTGTGTAGTGTGAATGTGGAGGTTTGTTAGCGCACCTTGAGGGCCACGAGTACAGCATGAGTGCGTGATTTGAGTCCTACAGTGGCTGAACCCTGTTTCACCGCCTCCATGGCATACTCGATCTGATGAATACGGCCCTGAatacatgacacaaacacaaaggtTAATACAGCAGACACACCCGCTAGTGCACATTCACTCACACAGTCTTTACCTGAGGACTCCACACAGTCACATCATTGTCGTACTGGTTTCGAAACTacgaaaaaaacagaaattctgtTTAAATTGAACCACACATTACTCTGAATTGTCAGTAATTCTTGCAAAGGAGAGAAATGCATTTGGCTAACTGAAGCCCATTCGAAAGAAATTAATTTTTTATCATTATGACAATTAAGCACCTCCATATTAAGTTATTAATGTAGAGTAATATTAACGGAATAAATCCGTGAGGTCATGTATGGTTTAGTAGAGGATGAGAAAGTAATGTGATATTCGTATCATGTTGAGGAAACGAATGAAATCGAAACTCGGAGCCTtacaattcattaaaataagcAGATTGATCGGaattaaatcatgtagaaaacAGAACTGGTTAGTTACACAGACtgacgaagatattttgacgtatttttatgtaaaacaacagtcattaataattataaatgtGTGAGTTTCACTACAATCGAGCGAGCGCGAGCATTCCGCTTACTCACGCTCATCAACACACATTCACTCGCTATCCGAGTAAAAAATAACTCccttacattttaaactttaacTACATGATACAAAACATTAATATGATTATTCCCGGTCAGATAAACTGGTCAAAAACGATTCATTCTTACCATAGTTCCTGATTATTAGTCCAGTATCCACTGAGCGCGCGATGATTCAGCTCGATTTGTTTTCCTCAGTTCAGAGTCAGACGAAACAAATCGAGCGCGAGCAAATCCGTGATCGCTTTTTTGGCCACAGCGCCGCACGTGGTTACTTACAATACTCTTGGAAAACGAGGCTAAAGCAGAGATGGAAGGGTAAGGGTTTGTAATGCTTCTAGTTGGGGAACCCGTAACCGCaaacaaaacccattgacatccattaaaTAACTGGAAtctggtctcctttcctgcgttCTGCTGAAGTCAGGGCGTTAGCATTATTAGCCCTTACGCTTTTTTGGTTAATAATAATAGACTAATGGACCTGCCGTCCAGTACAAAAATTAAGTAAGTTCTGTGTGAAATGGAGTTTGTGCAGAATGTTGCAGACCTttgcgcgcatgcgcagtagtTGGAGCGACTTGTAAAGTACATGTTAAAGACTTCATTTGAAAGATTTTCTCAGTGTAATTGAAGTTTCAGAAACAGTATGTATGGTACTGTTGATATCATGACCTTAGCCAGTGATTTAACAGATATCATTCAGACTCGCTGTTTGACTGAAACAGTCGCAAGGATTGTGGGTGATTGGAGGACACAAGGGATATACTTCATGcatttgtctgtttgtgtgtgtgatctcaGACAACAAATACATAATAAACTGCCATGGGTCTACATTAATATGAACACAAGAAAACAATACAAGGGTATTCAAGATGATAAAAgcttaaatgaatgaaatacatGTTTTACTGTCATATAGATTTTGGTGTAATGTGTCTTCTGTAACAGCTGGGTGAGTTTTATTCATCTGTACTCTACAGTTTGAAATGAACAATCATAGCTGTTAACTAGATGTTCATTTTATCAgcttttcatgttttaataaacagttttgcttaaatgatcatttattatttacaataaataacGGAGATCATAATGTTTGGGGAGACAGCCGTAACATGTCGATGAAAGTAACATTTAGCATTTTATCAATACATTGCCTACTTGAAGTGTGTGACTTTCATAAACATACAGTGAAATTGCGtctaagtaaaaaataactgtaATAAAAGGTTTGTTACATTTGTGATTAGTTGTCCTGTCCTTTATATATACCTTCATATAACAACACGTTTACTGAGGTAACAaacatatttgtgttttattatcattcacgtgtcttttttatttatttgatttgaaatgTAAGTGTTATCGTTAACATTTTCTTAACATTCGACTACTGTCATTTTTCTCCGTCATGTTTCTCCCTGACCAGCAGATGGCAGCACTGGCAAGCTCTCAGATGAGATCTTCATGAGTTTCCATTAAACGCATGACAACGACTCGACACAATATTTTTGGAAGTCTGTAAACTATTTATGGCACAGAACGTTTATTTGGGAGATTTATTTAATTAGATCTTAATAACTGGGCTAAATGTAGATATCAGAGGGTTCGGATGACAGGTAAATGTCATCAACAGAGCAC contains:
- the psma1 gene encoding proteasome subunit alpha type-1, whose product is MFRNQYDNDVTVWSPQGRIHQIEYAMEAVKQGSATVGLKSRTHAVLVALKRAQSELAAHQKKILYVDSHVGISIAGLTADARLLCNFMRQECLDSRFVFDRPLPVSRLVTLIGSKTQIPTQRYGRRPYGVGLLIAGYDDMGPHIFQTCPSANHFDCKAMSIGARSQSARTYLERHMDSFLDCNLNDLVQHGLRALRETLPAEQDLTTKNVSIGFVGKDMEFTIHDDADVARFLEGLEERPQRRVAQPADEATPAVPDEPMEH